The sequence ATTTTAGAAATCAACATTCATGCCAAGGGATGTTTCAAAAGATGTATGACCTTTTGAACTATGATCATAATATGCCATGCTATTTTAAATAACATCAATGTTCATGGGCTGTCATAGTCCATTATGAACTTCATAGTTCATTAACTTAATATTTCTTTGGTGGAATTCATTTCTGTATGACTTCCCAATACACATTTTCATGGTTTGATGTCCCTTGATGGTTGATGGCTTCAATCTTTTTTGCAGGGAAATAACATGACTAGCATTGAACCAGACGGTGGTGCTATCAATGATGTCTGCATCTTCCGGAATAGTGGTTTAATGCTATTAGCTCTGGATAATAGCCAGATACCTGCCCACTTTATTCCTGCACTTGGCCCTGCTCCAAAGTGGTGCTCACATCTTGATAACCTAACTGTGCGTAAAACTACCTCAATCGGTTTGTGGTGGTTATTTTTTTGTAATCTTTGGCTAAACATTTTGTTATTTGCATCACTTATATAGGAGGAGATGGAAGAGAAAGCAGATAGCACGGTGTATGATGAGTACAAGTTTCTGACTAAAGAAGAGATGGAGCGACTGAATCTTACTCCATACATTGGCACCAATGCTGTAAGAGTACATTTACATGGATTTATCGTACGTTATGAACTATATAAGAAGGTAAAACTGGTTTCTCACATACATACTTTATTTGAGTTCTTTTTTCTTTAGAATGTTTGTATATTTATTTAGTTTTTTATGGATTTATATATCCTAGTGTTGTAATGTACATTAACTAGGAAATTGAAATAGATTTGAAGCATTTGTAACTTGAAGGGCATTTTTCTTTTGTGAATGTACTAGTTctttcttcatttctttgtAATATGAGTCTCCGTTGAATACTGACTGAGTACAGCCATGATCTAATTCTTGAAATCACTTGAAGGGAAAGCTCATAAATGCATTGGATGGTTTAAGTGCATGGGTGTGCTTAAGTTGTACTCTCAAGTACTGCTACACGTATAGTTATTTATCTAACTGTATAGTTGAAGTTCATCATGGACTGTAGTTTGTTTCTGTATGGTCAGATGGGTTAATGAAAAGACAATTGAGACATGTATTTACTAGTATTCTACTTCTTTGCAGCAACGGAGAGAAGTTGATCCTGTTGAGCATGAGGCTCTTATAGCAgagatgaagaaaaagaaaatagatgcCCAGAGAAAATCTCGAATAACGGTATGTTTGGTCCCCTGcttatttttaatataatctCAATATCACAACTCTGATgaacatcatttttttttctttcttttttctcatGCAGCAAGTAGTCAAGATACCAAAGGTTAATAGGCAGATTTTGGACAGTATAATTGAAGAGGAAACAAATGCTGATATGGAGAATGCTGATAAATCAagtaagaagaagaaggaaagaagACTTAAAGGTTATAAGGATCTATTAGTAGATGAACGGTTCAAAGAAATGTTTGAGAATAAGGTGGGGACTCTACTTGCTGTTATATTAGATTGTAGATGGATTAGTGCTGTCCTTTTCTGTCAGTAATGTATGGCATATTTTAATTTGGTAGTAGTATATGAAAATAAATTCCAATACATACTTAATCCAAACCTGACTTGTGTGTCCAAATGCTTGTGTGGTGATACATCTGTTTCTTGTAGCGTGTGAATCTTTTGGGTCCACATTCTTGCTAGTGTTTATGATAACCTTAGCTCCCTTGGAGCTGTGTTTAGAGCACTTGTTTTGTTCCTTATCCATAGCTACCTGTCTATGAGAACTAAATGTGGAGAGATTTCAGCTGTAATTAGCTATATTGTGTATCTAACCTCTTATGGTGGCCCACTACAGCTTGAATCTTGACCTACTCATGATCTTTAATCTTCTATGATTTTGTAAGCTAATTAATGCTAAATTACGATGGTAGTTGATTTCTAACTCCATTGATCTTATGAGCAGGATTTCCAAATTGATGAACAATCAAAAGAATATCTTGCACTTCATCCTCAAGCGGCTACAAAGGAGCCACGCTTAATTGAAGagcactttgagagtgttagtgaaGATGAGAAACAATCAGATGCTAGTGCATCTGATGCATCAGGAATGTCCGATAGTGACAATGACATGCATACTTCAAAGCGTGTAAGGTAAGCTACATCATTTTGGTGAACTGAACATGTGACACGAagttttcagattttattgtgTGCATATGTACTAATGTGGCATGATGCCTTCTTAACCATCCCATTTGATGTATGCTGGgtgcatattttttttattttttatgctgTATGAGAGCAAAAagctttatttattatataaacatCTGTCTTGCTTCAAGGTTGTGCATTTCTGAACTGTTTGGCTCATGGCTTCTTATTGCACTTTTAAAATCAGTGGCTCTTTCCTTCCTACTGCATTTGCAAAATAAGGGGCTAGCATCTGAAGTTGCATTTGATGTGCATTCTATTTTACTTGTACATCAAAGATGTTCTTATTGCTTTCTATGCTTCAGGTTATATGAAGTCAAGGATGAACGACACGCTGAAGCATTTCTAAAGAGCGTCTCCCTATCTAATGAGGATGCTGTTCCCCTAGAGGATAGGATAGCTGCTCTGGAAAAGAAACAGAACTCCAAAGCGCTTGATGCGGTCAAGTATGGACCTGGTGGTTCAAGAGAGATCTCATTCATCTCTAGAAGTGGAAGAAGGCACAAGGAAGAATTACCTAGCGATGATGAAGGACCAAAGGATTTCAAGAGGCGAGGCGTACAATCCCTGGGGTTGAAGCAGGGCAAAGCTGAGTTCTATATGTTTGGTGGAAATCGTGGCAGAGGAAGGGGTGGCGCCAGAGGGAGAGGTGGTCGTGGGAGAGGCGGCAGAGgtaggggcaggggcagaggaTGAGCTAATTTGGTCTCGAGATGATTTTGGTAAACGTAGAAATGGTGATATTTCCCCTGAGTTTACTCACACAAGTCTAAAATGTGCTGAGATGTTGTAATCCATTGCAAGAGTACAAACTGACCGTACACGCCGTGATTCTAAAGTGTATTCCATTACAATGGGCAAGAGCTATAGCAGTGTGTACGGTGCATCAAAATTTTGTAGGCAGAGAAGTTTGTAAGATAATTTAATTCCTCTTCTGATCAATCTTGTAATGGATTTGCCTCGTAAAAGAGATGCACTGTCTGGGTATGATATGACCTTGGATTTATTTTAGGAAAAAGTTAAATTTATTCCTCACagctatagccaaagtctggataatCTCTGAAACTGTAACTTGCTTCAATTTACCCTTTAAATTAtgtcatttaatttattttacactataatataatataatttatttatttttgtttctccacacacaagttaaattttaattttaaattttcagGGTAATaatggacatcacaatgcatatttaaaaaatattataattttttccaTTAGTTTTCACATAATTTTGAACttcaatttattattaaatatcctaacctatcgaatttttgataaaaaaaattatggtcTATATTTCTAACTTGCGTTATGGTGTGTACTATTATCTTATAAATTTTCAACTTAACAATCTACgtatgcatggagaaatgaaaaagtCAAATTATATTAGGATGTAATTTGAACTAAATGGTATAGGTTGtggggtaaaatgaaccaaacgatAGTTTAGATGTTATCCAGACTTTAGTTATAGTTAAGTTGAGTAATTTGAGATTTTTTTCCTTTACTTTACTAGGTGAGGGAACAATTCTagcaatttttgtttttgccaaAATTGTGCTATGATAGGGCGATAGGCTCCAAAGAGATAATCGACGTGTTAGTTGTGGGTCAATGTTCACGACGTGTTTTTCATGCCACGCAGCCAAAAATATTTATAATCcaaaaaaatatgaatacaaatgtGGGCCACCGGATCAATATCTAAAAAAATAGTGCTGAGAGAGTGGAAGAGGAAATTTGTAAAAGTGTGATTACTTAATTCAAGGACGAATGGTTAATTGTAAAGTTATTCTCTTCTCATGCTCTTTAGATATTAATTCGGTGGCTCAGGTTGAAGTTTGCATCATTTCTACAGAAAAGTTAATTTGCACATAATACGATCTGGTGGTTGTTTACAGTTCGACATGTTTTCGTCGCATTCCATTGATCACCCGAAGCGACGTCAGAGGGCAACgattcaggaaaaaaaaaagagagggagggcaaGAGAAGTGGGTCCACACCGTCAGTGTCTTACTCCCACACCCGTCAGCATTTCCAAGCGAAAACCCTCTCGCATCTAAACCCTTCCCCCACCTCTCCCGCGGatcactcgccgccgccgccgccgccgccgccgccgccggtatcTCACTCGCGactcgcctccctccctcctcggaTCGAGCTCTTCGCGTGTCCAGATTCCCTGATCCGCTGTGCTGTCaggacaccgccgccgccgtgatgCTGTCCCTGTCGAGGGCTCTCGGGCGGCGGCtcttctcctccgccgcggcggcgtccgagtccgccgcggccgcgtcgaCGTCGGCGGTGAGGAAGGCGCAGAACCCTCTCGAGGAGTTCTTCGAGGTCGATCGGAGCACCGAGGAGGACAAGCCCCGTCCCCACTACGGTACCCATTCTCTCCCCGACCTCCGCCGCTCGCACCTCTAGTTCTGTTGCGGCTCGCAGATTCGCTGCGGATAGGGATAGGTACGGAGTGTTCGTTGATTGGTAGTGGTTAGCGTCAGATGGTCGAGGAAACCATCCCAGTGATTGCGTTGGAGAGCGTGATGTCGATTGGAGCGCAATTTTGCCCCTGATATGAGTTCAGATTATCCAAAACTCATTTGCATATCCACAGCGCTGCATACTCGGCTGTGATTCTACATCTGAATCTCGAGTTGTAAGCCCGATTTAGGATTAGGGTAGTATGTGTGCTTCCATTTATTCCTTTCGTAAACAGTAGACACAACTAAAGATCGAGTTCCCAAACTTGTGTGTACTGTAGCCAGATGGGCTTTCTTTTCTATGGGGCCAATTATTGGCTGCTGTTGCTTGTGTACATGAAACACTTAACGGTATGAGCATATCAGCACGTAACACACAGGATTTCTTCAATTGCAATACTGAAATGTCTGTACCCTACCCTATTGCCTTCATACTGCATTACTACACATGTAAATGTTGACAAGTGAGTCTTATGGCCGTTTTCGTTTCATAGCATTAGTATTTTGCATTTGTTTCTGCACATTTTTGTTGTTTAAACACTGTACTACTCTGCAAAGCTTAATGCTGTTCACCTTTTTGTTTCATTAATTGGTAGGTCGTAGTTGGAAGGCTTCTGAATTGCGCCTAAAATCTTGGGATGATCTTCAGAAGCTTTGGTATGTTCTTATGAAGGAAAAGAACATGCTTATGACCCAGCGACAGATGCTGCATGCAGAGAACTTGCGTTTTCCAAATCCAGAGCGTATTTCCAAGGTATTTGACTGCCACTGATTGCACAGTTCCTCGTGAAAGTAACTACACACTATCTATGCCCTCATTTCTGCATAATCATGTTGATGTCATGCACAAAAATAGTTGAATGAGCTTTGGTTTCATCAAATAACGATGCCATGCTTTGTAAAATGATAGTTTGTTTAATCTGTTGGTGGGGAGCCATGTCTATGGGCATGCATTTTTTTAGTGTATCAAAGGTGTTTTTactttacaaattttttttttttgaagagatTGCGGGAGCTCCGCTTTGTCATTTAAGTAGGGAGAAGAGAGCAAAGTCCAGAGAGCTTACAAAGTCGATGTTACATAAAAGGAAAAAACTCGTACACTAAGAAAGACTGAACTAGACATTGAAAGAAGATACATCCAGCCTCCCGCAGGCCAAACTCCTGCAAAGCATCTCAGTCTTGATCTCATGGAACACTTCAACCGGTGACATTGCTTTTTGCTCGAAAACTCGC comes from Panicum virgatum strain AP13 chromosome 4K, P.virgatum_v5, whole genome shotgun sequence and encodes:
- the LOC120702458 gene encoding nucleolar protein 10-like; the protein is MAASHGAGTLKSTSINGVKLYSLTGNRYVAPWVLAKKKRALRKDQEYQRRLDLIHDLRFETATTKIKLTPDDQFVIASGIYPPQVKVYELKELSMKFERHMISEIINFQILGDDYSKLAFLCADRSVNLHAKYGSHYSLRIPRMGRDMAYDCWSCDLLCAASSPDLYRINLEQGRFLASLSSQSPAINVVTRSKVHGLVACGGEDGVVECFDMRKRSSVGRINIPAVSSEDYGQEVTSLQFDEDQGYLMALGSSTGKISIYDLRMSSPLLVKDHMYSSPILNIKWHQTLNSTEPKLITADKHIVRVWDPNTGNNMTSIEPDGGAINDVCIFRNSGLMLLALDNSQIPAHFIPALGPAPKWCSHLDNLTEEMEEKADSTVYDEYKFLTKEEMERLNLTPYIGTNAVRVHLHGFIVRYELYKKQRREVDPVEHEALIAEMKKKKIDAQRKSRITQVVKIPKVNRQILDSIIEEETNADMENADKSSKKKKERRLKGYKDLLVDERFKEMFENKDFQIDEQSKEYLALHPQAATKEPRLIEEHFESVSEDEKQSDASASDASGMSDSDNDMHTSKRVRLYEVKDERHAEAFLKSVSLSNEDAVPLEDRIAALEKKQNSKALDAVKYGPGGSREISFISRSGRRHKEELPSDDEGPKDFKRRGVQSLGLKQGKAEFYMFGGNRGRGRGGARGRGGRGRGGRGRGRGRG
- the LOC120702459 gene encoding 39S ribosomal protein L47, mitochondrial-like; the encoded protein is MLSLSRALGRRLFSSAAAASESAAAASTSAVRKAQNPLEEFFEVDRSTEEDKPRPHYGRSWKASELRLKSWDDLQKLWYVLMKEKNMLMTQRQMLHAENLRFPNPERISKVKKSMCRIKHVLTERAIAEPDPRRSAEMKRMINAL